Proteins from one Niallia circulans genomic window:
- a CDS encoding UDP-glucose dehydrogenase family protein, with product MTNITVAGTGYVGLVTGVCLAEVGHSVTCVDNIKDKINLLRKGISPIYEPQLDELIVKNSQAGKLNFTTDYECAYSQSDIIFIGVGTPENEDGSANLNFVYTVAHQIAENIQRDCLVVIKSTVPIGTNDKVEVFIKNHLKYDVNVEVASNPEFLAQGTAVRDTLNASRIVIGVESDHAKKVLSEIYEPFNQPILSMNRRSAEMVKYASNDFLALKISFVNDIANLCEAVGANIEDVTNGMSYDSRIGNKFLNPGIGYGGSCFPKDTKALHWLSEEEGYVLRTVKAAIEVNEKQRFKLIKKARHDFPTFQGLKVAVLGLTFKPGTDDLREAPSIPNVRLLLNQGAQVHAYDPVGTENFKKIYPTQVVYEDSPESALKDADICFVFTEWEEIKSLDLKLFRENMRTPYVYDGRNCYTLTAAKEASINYYSIGRPDVKEFKLSLQETT from the coding sequence ATGACTAATATCACAGTAGCAGGTACTGGTTATGTAGGGTTAGTAACAGGTGTCTGTTTAGCTGAAGTGGGTCATTCGGTTACATGCGTAGATAATATTAAGGATAAAATTAACCTTTTAAGAAAAGGTATATCTCCTATTTATGAGCCACAGTTGGATGAATTGATAGTAAAAAACTCACAAGCTGGCAAATTGAATTTTACTACAGATTATGAATGTGCCTATAGTCAGTCAGATATTATCTTCATTGGGGTAGGAACTCCTGAAAATGAGGATGGATCTGCTAATTTAAACTTTGTATATACGGTTGCCCACCAAATTGCAGAAAATATTCAAAGAGATTGCCTAGTTGTAATTAAGTCAACAGTGCCTATTGGTACAAATGATAAAGTAGAAGTCTTTATTAAAAATCACCTGAAATATGATGTGAATGTGGAAGTTGCATCCAACCCAGAATTTCTTGCACAAGGCACAGCCGTTAGAGACACACTAAATGCATCGCGAATTGTTATTGGAGTTGAAAGTGACCATGCAAAAAAGGTGCTGTCTGAAATTTATGAACCATTTAATCAGCCAATTCTTTCTATGAACCGTCGAAGTGCAGAGATGGTTAAGTACGCATCGAATGACTTCTTAGCATTAAAGATTTCGTTTGTTAATGACATTGCGAACTTATGTGAAGCAGTCGGTGCAAATATCGAGGATGTAACTAACGGTATGAGCTATGATTCTCGTATTGGTAATAAGTTCTTAAATCCTGGTATTGGATATGGTGGGTCCTGTTTCCCGAAAGATACAAAAGCATTACATTGGCTATCAGAGGAAGAAGGCTATGTTCTAAGAACTGTTAAAGCAGCTATAGAAGTGAATGAAAAGCAGCGCTTTAAGCTCATTAAAAAGGCAAGGCATGATTTCCCTACTTTCCAAGGGTTAAAAGTTGCTGTGCTTGGATTGACTTTTAAGCCAGGTACAGATGATTTAAGGGAAGCTCCGTCTATTCCTAATGTGCGTCTATTGTTAAATCAGGGTGCTCAAGTTCATGCTTATGATCCAGTAGGTACGGAGAACTTTAAGAAGATTTATCCTACACAAGTTGTATATGAGGACTCACCAGAATCTGCTTTGAAAGATGCAGATATATGCTTTGTTTTTACTGAGTGGGAAGAAATAAAATCACTTGATTTGAAGCTCTTCAGAGAAAACATGAGGACTCCTTATGTATATGATGGCCGAAATTGCTATACTTTAACTGCTGCCAAGGAAGCTAGTATTAACTATTATTCTATTGGTCGCCCAGACGTTAAGGAATTCAAATTAAGTTTACAAGAAACAACATAA
- a CDS encoding nucleotidyltransferase family protein gives MKLNNQYRELTSQVTVEMNLLLDIIKAITDEEKIESYKLERINWEKFYQLALHHRVIPLVYSNINRNKVKWIPKEVINVLKNKYQQNVFSMLKLTSEMDLIAKHFNNNNLPALFLKGPILGEQLYGNISLRTSKDIDILISNRDINTTKKLLFEMGYIEKEEPEFILNEHKLRTHHSVFFHPNSKFSIEIHWRLNDLPDKEPHFDTLWARRRTSQLTNETISMLGEEDLFLYLVSHGARHGWFRLRWLVDIDRLILKGVIWKKLIPVMKEYSNEHIVGQALLLTKGLLNTPINKDLSFLITCKAIELSNLAMIYIKSIQYDQPFPEDLIPYNRYGWVLQKSIGQKFKYFLILSYPTYKDYQVFKLPKSMHLLYFPLRPFIYTGRKLGILKLKENG, from the coding sequence ATGAAGCTAAATAACCAATATAGGGAATTGACATCTCAAGTGACAGTTGAAATGAATTTATTGTTAGATATTATCAAAGCTATTACGGATGAAGAAAAAATAGAGAGTTACAAATTAGAAAGAATTAACTGGGAAAAATTTTACCAACTTGCTCTGCATCACAGAGTTATTCCATTGGTATATTCCAATATAAATAGAAATAAAGTGAAATGGATTCCGAAAGAGGTAATAAACGTTCTTAAAAATAAATATCAGCAAAATGTTTTCTCTATGCTGAAACTAACCTCTGAAATGGATTTAATTGCAAAGCATTTTAATAATAATAATTTACCAGCATTATTCTTAAAGGGACCAATACTCGGTGAACAGCTCTATGGAAATATATCTTTAAGAACTTCAAAGGATATAGATATACTGATATCTAATAGGGATATAAATACGACAAAAAAACTGTTATTTGAGATGGGTTACATAGAAAAAGAGGAGCCGGAATTTATTTTAAATGAGCACAAGTTAAGAACTCATCATTCTGTTTTTTTTCACCCAAACTCTAAGTTTTCTATTGAAATTCACTGGAGACTAAACGATCTTCCGGACAAAGAACCTCACTTTGATACTCTATGGGCACGAAGGAGAACAAGTCAATTAACCAATGAAACCATTAGCATGTTAGGGGAAGAAGATTTATTTTTATACTTAGTATCTCATGGAGCTAGACATGGCTGGTTCAGACTAAGATGGTTAGTCGATATTGATAGGTTAATATTGAAAGGGGTAATTTGGAAGAAATTGATCCCGGTTATGAAAGAGTACTCGAACGAGCATATCGTGGGTCAAGCACTATTATTAACTAAAGGGCTACTAAATACGCCTATAAATAAAGATTTATCTTTTTTGATAACTTGTAAGGCAATAGAACTTTCTAACCTTGCGATGATTTATATAAAGAGCATACAGTATGATCAACCTTTTCCTGAGGATTTAATTCCATATAATCGGTATGGTTGGGTACTACAAAAAAGTATTGGTCAAAAATTTAAATATTTTTTAATTTTATCATATCCGACCTATAAAGATTATCAAGTATTTAAGCTTCCAAAGAGTATGCATTTGCTTTATTTCCCTCTCCGCCCATTCATATATACGGGAAGGAAACTAGGTATACTAAAGCTAAAAGAAAATGGGTAA
- a CDS encoding aldolase — MIMKETANYYKAFGFTIKSSISLPELKSIPSSLDTVDIEIEFGNLTEAWNSVSTPSNRFFVSKQQIMFHLAHIAIYNIENGNKIIVSPMEGTEESQLRLYILGSCMGAILMQRKVFPLHGSAIAIDGKAYAIVGHSGAGKSTLASAFIEEGYDLLTDDIIPLTFSKESGKPSVIPTYPQQKLWQQSLAHFGHDSSNYKPLINRKTKFAVPVTNQFSDKPLPLAGIFELVKTKEDHITLMPIQKLDRLQTIFNHTYRNNFIDGMYLREWHFQSAVKVINHVDIFQLRRPGLGFSVGELVDCVLGEIVGGRVIAN, encoded by the coding sequence ATAATCATGAAAGAAACAGCAAATTATTATAAAGCATTCGGATTTACTATAAAAAGCAGCATCTCATTACCAGAACTAAAAAGCATACCCTCATCCTTAGACACTGTTGATATTGAAATTGAATTCGGCAACCTTACAGAAGCATGGAATTCTGTTTCAACCCCTTCTAACCGATTCTTTGTATCCAAACAGCAAATCATGTTCCATTTAGCACATATCGCCATCTACAACATAGAAAACGGCAATAAGATAATCGTATCACCAATGGAAGGAACAGAAGAATCACAGCTGCGCCTTTATATACTAGGATCTTGTATGGGGGCCATCCTGATGCAGCGAAAAGTCTTCCCTCTCCATGGCAGTGCTATTGCTATTGACGGCAAAGCATACGCAATAGTCGGCCACTCAGGTGCAGGCAAATCAACACTAGCCTCTGCCTTTATCGAAGAAGGATATGACCTGTTAACAGATGACATCATTCCATTGACCTTTTCCAAGGAGTCAGGCAAACCATCCGTAATACCGACATACCCACAGCAGAAACTGTGGCAGCAAAGCCTAGCACACTTTGGACATGATTCATCAAACTACAAGCCACTCATCAACAGAAAAACAAAATTCGCCGTACCAGTCACAAACCAATTTTCCGACAAGCCACTCCCACTAGCAGGAATCTTTGAACTAGTAAAAACAAAGGAAGACCATATAACACTAATGCCAATTCAAAAGCTCGATCGACTGCAGACCATCTTTAACCATACATACCGCAATAACTTTATTGACGGTATGTATTTGAGAGAATGGCATTTTCAATCTGCGGTGAAGGTGATTAATCATGTGGATATTTTTCAGCTGCGGAGGCCTGGGTTGGGGTTTAGTGTTGGGGAGTTGGTTGATTGTGTTTTGGGAGAGATTGTTGGTGGGAGGGTTATTGCTAATTAA
- a CDS encoding BglG family transcription antiterminator, giving the protein MNKRQCEIIDILLGERKFVTASELAVRLSVSRKTIYRDMQDIADNCSDYRLTKKENNGYLLEEVDSVSLSDQFEHPDERRLDLLLFLLSIAPCKTSIQKISERYFVSQSSILNDFKHIERKLAPYKIKLLRTNEGTFINGDQFSLYRLMAVIIESYLTQIGDLFCQYDIPDSIKDIQVRNSKLGEIKQILHEFQEEQDLLLDQPYYLTLFCSLLAIVEKQTHQLQPFPNEEMIYELIDTNSAIYPMTIALARKLERQYSFQLKQNEMLNLYYILKAYKLNSRFLLNQQTEVVLNSQVITLADQLILRVAKNSGYRFTEDRDLRERLTMHLHSMVYRLNHQIYIINPILKSIKSNFSNIFQLVKFSANELLAESIYDKHLTDEEIGYITLYFQISYDDRFANQIPILIECTSGVGTSHLLSEKIRKNFPNIHINKIIAQERIKQSDYDDVELVISTVKQHSISDKPTILVSPILNEDDKYKIDQFIKDYYKNQVIIYNR; this is encoded by the coding sequence ATGAATAAGCGTCAATGTGAAATCATTGATATTTTGCTTGGGGAAAGGAAGTTTGTGACGGCTTCTGAATTGGCAGTGAGGCTGTCTGTGTCGAGGAAAACGATTTATCGTGATATGCAGGATATTGCGGATAATTGCTCTGATTACAGGCTGACGAAGAAGGAGAATAATGGCTATTTGCTTGAGGAAGTGGATAGTGTTTCTCTTAGTGATCAGTTTGAGCATCCTGATGAGAGGCGGCTGGATTTGCTGTTGTTTCTTCTTTCCATCGCTCCTTGTAAGACCTCGATTCAGAAAATATCGGAGCGGTATTTTGTCAGCCAAAGCTCGATTTTGAATGACTTTAAGCATATTGAGAGGAAGCTTGCTCCTTACAAGATCAAGCTATTGCGGACAAATGAAGGAACCTTTATTAATGGTGATCAGTTCTCTCTTTACCGACTGATGGCTGTTATTATTGAAAGCTATTTAACGCAAATAGGTGATCTCTTTTGTCAGTATGATATTCCTGATTCCATTAAGGACATTCAAGTGAGGAACAGCAAACTGGGTGAAATTAAGCAAATTCTCCATGAGTTTCAGGAGGAACAGGACTTGCTGTTGGATCAGCCCTATTATTTAACCTTATTTTGTTCGCTATTAGCTATTGTTGAAAAGCAGACACACCAGCTCCAGCCGTTTCCGAATGAAGAAATGATTTATGAACTAATAGACACCAATTCTGCCATTTATCCGATGACTATCGCATTAGCTAGAAAGCTAGAACGGCAGTATTCCTTCCAATTGAAGCAAAATGAAATGCTGAATCTCTACTATATATTAAAAGCGTATAAGCTCAACTCCCGCTTCCTGCTTAATCAGCAAACAGAGGTTGTCTTGAACAGCCAGGTAATTACCTTGGCAGACCAGCTGATTTTAAGGGTTGCGAAAAACAGCGGCTACCGGTTCACAGAGGACAGGGACTTGCGGGAAAGATTGACGATGCATCTTCACTCCATGGTTTACCGACTTAATCATCAAATTTATATTATTAATCCAATTTTGAAGTCCATTAAATCAAACTTCTCGAATATCTTTCAGCTTGTGAAGTTTTCGGCTAATGAGCTATTGGCAGAAAGCATCTATGATAAGCATTTAACAGATGAAGAGATTGGCTATATTACTCTCTATTTTCAAATTTCCTATGACGACCGCTTTGCAAACCAGATTCCAATTCTAATTGAATGTACGAGTGGAGTTGGCACATCTCATTTGCTGAGTGAAAAAATTAGGAAAAACTTTCCGAATATTCACATTAATAAAATCATCGCTCAAGAGCGCATTAAGCAGTCTGATTATGATGATGTCGAGCTAGTCATTTCAACAGTGAAGCAGCATAGCATCAGCGACAAGCCGACAATTCTTGTCAGTCCAATATTAAATGAAGATGACAAGTACAAGATTGACCAGTTCATTAAGGATTACTACAAAAATCAGGTGATTATCTATAACAGATGA
- a CDS encoding PTS sugar transporter subunit IIA, protein MDVQMDDLDFTKVVTEDLISLDLKSTTKMGVIAELTNLLFVNGCVTDEAAFIEDVLYRESAGPTGLEKGIAIPHGKSDSVQKTSIAIGRTNKEIEWESLDGGPINIIILFAVKNSDKTTTHIKLLQKVAVLLADEEKIEKFQTMQTKREFIEIFAENN, encoded by the coding sequence ATGGATGTACAAATGGATGATTTAGATTTTACGAAAGTAGTGACAGAGGATTTAATCAGTCTCGACTTGAAGTCGACGACAAAGATGGGTGTCATTGCTGAATTAACCAACCTGTTATTTGTAAACGGTTGCGTGACAGATGAAGCTGCTTTTATAGAGGATGTTCTTTACAGGGAAAGTGCTGGACCAACTGGTTTAGAGAAGGGCATCGCCATTCCGCACGGCAAATCGGATTCTGTCCAGAAAACGTCGATTGCGATTGGGAGGACAAATAAGGAAATAGAGTGGGAGTCTCTTGACGGAGGGCCAATCAATATTATTATTTTGTTTGCTGTCAAGAATAGCGACAAGACAACAACGCACATAAAGCTGCTGCAAAAGGTTGCTGTGCTCCTTGCTGATGAGGAGAAGATTGAGAAGTTTCAAACAATGCAGACGAAAAGGGAATTCATTGAAATCTTTGCTGAAAACAATTGA
- a CDS encoding PTS fructose transporter subunit IIB, whose amino-acid sequence MNIVGISACTSGIAHTYIAREKLIKAGQEFGHKVRIETQGTIGIENELTATEIQEADLVIIAADIKVSGKERFKGKRIIEVPTHIAIKAPKQLYKKIEAELNKNQ is encoded by the coding sequence ATGAATATTGTTGGAATTTCTGCTTGTACATCTGGTATCGCTCATACGTATATTGCGAGGGAAAAGCTGATTAAGGCAGGGCAGGAGTTTGGTCATAAGGTCCGGATTGAGACACAAGGGACAATCGGGATTGAAAATGAGCTAACAGCAACGGAGATACAGGAGGCCGATCTTGTTATCATTGCCGCAGACATTAAGGTGAGTGGGAAGGAGCGGTTCAAAGGCAAACGGATTATCGAGGTGCCGACACATATTGCCATAAAAGCGCCAAAGCAGTTATACAAAAAGATTGAAGCTGAATTAAACAAAAACCAGTGA
- a CDS encoding PTS fructose transporter subunit IIC — protein MKKLQIKKHALTAISYMLPLVVASGLLIAIGNLTGGTVIENYQAGFSIPSALVSLGVLGMGLLAPVIAGAIAYSIADRPGIAPGLLMGLIANAIGAGFLGGMLGGFIVGYFVLFLKNNLKVPRWAEGLMPMMIIPLISSLVVGLLMFFVLGVPIVWATDGMTSFLTSMQGSMRFVFGAILGGMAAFDFGGPVNKVASLFADGLLLEGIYEPEAVKILASMVPPFGVTISWVLSKALKKKKYTKSEEDNIKIAFPMGVCMITEGVIPIAAVDIVRVVVSCTLGAAVGGGFSMLWGVGSPVPSGGMFIVPAMNHPILFCLALLIGSVVTGLMLFFWKKEPVEKAEETTEEEEMDLSDIKISF, from the coding sequence CTGAAAAAACTGCAAATTAAAAAGCATGCATTAACTGCTATATCCTATATGCTTCCATTAGTAGTAGCGTCAGGGCTATTAATTGCCATTGGTAATCTGACAGGCGGGACAGTCATTGAAAATTACCAAGCAGGATTTTCGATTCCGTCTGCTCTTGTCTCCTTAGGTGTTTTGGGAATGGGCTTGCTTGCTCCGGTCATAGCTGGAGCGATTGCCTACTCGATTGCAGATAGACCAGGGATAGCGCCAGGCTTGCTGATGGGTCTTATCGCAAATGCGATTGGTGCTGGGTTCTTGGGTGGTATGCTTGGCGGTTTTATCGTTGGTTACTTTGTTCTTTTCCTGAAGAATAACTTGAAGGTGCCGAGATGGGCAGAGGGACTTATGCCGATGATGATTATTCCGCTCATCTCGAGCCTGGTTGTTGGTCTCCTCATGTTCTTCGTGTTAGGAGTGCCAATCGTTTGGGCGACAGATGGAATGACATCGTTCCTAACGAGCATGCAAGGCTCGATGCGCTTTGTGTTTGGGGCGATATTAGGCGGAATGGCAGCATTTGATTTCGGTGGTCCAGTCAATAAAGTCGCCTCCCTGTTTGCCGATGGTCTGTTACTGGAAGGAATTTACGAGCCAGAGGCAGTCAAAATTTTGGCATCGATGGTGCCGCCATTCGGTGTCACGATTTCATGGGTATTATCTAAAGCTTTGAAAAAGAAAAAATATACGAAGTCAGAAGAGGATAATATAAAAATTGCCTTTCCGATGGGAGTTTGTATGATCACAGAGGGTGTTATCCCGATTGCTGCGGTTGATATTGTCAGAGTAGTTGTTTCCTGTACACTCGGTGCCGCTGTCGGCGGAGGCTTCTCGATGCTGTGGGGTGTGGGCTCGCCTGTGCCATCTGGCGGTATGTTCATCGTACCGGCAATGAATCATCCAATATTGTTCTGTTTGGCATTGCTGATTGGCTCTGTCGTTACGGGCTTGATGCTGTTCTTCTGGAAGAAGGAGCCTGTTGAGAAAGCGGAAGAAACAACAGAGGAAGAGGAAATGGACTTATCTGATATTAAAATCTCATTCTAA
- a CDS encoding class II fructose-bisphosphate aldolase, producing MYVSMKGMLARANKGKYAVMAINCFNLETAKAVILAAQELRAPVIIDLLQDHLQAHLGSNLLTRPIIEMARSASVEVAVNLDHGKDVGFVKRCLRDGFSSVMMDASAYPLEQNIEITKRMVEFAQTYDASVEGEIGNIGSVSRNNLTSDEMYTDPDAAIEYARRTGIDALAISYGSSHGDYPDGYVPPFRFDIVEKIKAETNIPLVLHGGSGCGEANIKQSIALGINKINVGSDFMKAQVNSIQEYLKGNENVDYVRLIQGTVDAGKEMVKYYIDLAESTGKSL from the coding sequence ATGTATGTTTCCATGAAAGGCATGCTTGCGCGTGCCAACAAAGGGAAGTACGCAGTGATGGCTATTAATTGCTTCAACTTAGAGACAGCAAAGGCAGTGATACTTGCTGCTCAAGAATTGCGAGCGCCTGTCATCATTGATTTGCTGCAGGACCATTTGCAGGCACATCTTGGCAGTAACCTGCTGACGCGTCCAATCATTGAAATGGCTCGGAGTGCAAGTGTGGAGGTTGCTGTTAATCTCGATCACGGCAAGGATGTAGGCTTTGTGAAAAGATGCTTAAGAGATGGCTTTTCAAGTGTGATGATGGATGCGTCAGCATACCCCCTCGAACAAAACATCGAGATTACAAAAAGGATGGTTGAGTTTGCCCAAACCTATGATGCTAGTGTAGAAGGGGAAATCGGCAATATCGGCTCTGTTTCCCGCAATAATTTGACTAGTGATGAAATGTATACAGACCCTGATGCAGCGATTGAGTATGCGAGACGGACAGGAATTGACGCACTGGCGATTTCTTATGGCTCAAGCCACGGCGATTATCCAGATGGTTATGTACCGCCATTCCGCTTTGACATTGTCGAGAAAATCAAGGCCGAAACAAATATCCCACTTGTTCTGCACGGCGGGTCAGGCTGTGGGGAAGCTAATATAAAGCAGTCAATAGCGCTTGGCATTAACAAGATTAACGTTGGCTCTGACTTTATGAAGGCACAAGTGAATAGCATTCAAGAATACTTGAAGGGTAATGAAAATGTCGATTATGTTCGCCTTATACAAGGAACAGTCGATGCTGGCAAGGAAATGGTCAAATATTATATCGACCTGGCAGAATCTACAGGAAAATCACTATAA
- a CDS encoding ketose-bisphosphate aldolase has translation MLVNMKQLLEVAQEHQFAVGAFNVADSNFLRVVVEEAEKNNSPAIIAVHPTELDFTKDDFFHYVLARIKNSHVPFVLHLDHGDSVENIMRAIHVGFSSVMIDGSLLPLEENIRITKQIVDIAHPLGVSVEGELGTIGNTGTTIEGGVTEVIYTRPEDAQEFVKSTGVDTLAVAIGTCHGIYPKDMKPELRMDILRQIKEVVDIPLVLHGGSANPDAEIAEAVKIGIQKVNISSDYKYAFYKKCREILAETELWDPNAIYPDCIDAAKEVVQYKMNLFQSIDKADVYRQENVLAWRTAQL, from the coding sequence ATGTTAGTTAATATGAAGCAGTTATTAGAAGTGGCACAGGAGCATCAATTTGCGGTGGGAGCCTTTAATGTGGCAGATAGTAATTTCTTAAGAGTTGTTGTCGAAGAGGCAGAGAAGAACAATTCTCCGGCTATTATCGCAGTCCACCCGACAGAGCTTGACTTTACAAAGGATGATTTCTTCCATTATGTGCTTGCTCGAATTAAAAACAGCCATGTCCCATTTGTACTTCATCTCGATCATGGTGACAGTGTGGAAAATATCATGAGAGCAATCCATGTTGGCTTCAGCTCTGTGATGATTGACGGCTCCCTTCTGCCCCTTGAAGAGAATATCAGGATTACAAAGCAAATTGTTGATATTGCCCATCCCCTTGGTGTTTCTGTTGAAGGAGAACTTGGAACAATCGGCAATACTGGCACAACAATCGAAGGCGGTGTGACAGAGGTTATTTACACAAGACCAGAGGATGCTCAGGAATTCGTGAAAAGCACTGGTGTTGACACATTGGCAGTCGCAATCGGTACATGTCACGGCATTTATCCAAAGGATATGAAGCCAGAGCTGCGCATGGATATTTTGCGCCAAATTAAAGAGGTTGTTGATATCCCGCTCGTCCTGCATGGCGGCTCTGCCAATCCAGATGCAGAAATCGCCGAAGCAGTTAAAATCGGTATCCAAAAGGTTAATATCTCGTCTGATTACAAATACGCCTTCTACAAAAAATGTCGTGAAATACTGGCTGAAACGGAGCTGTGGGACCCAAATGCTATATATCCTGATTGCATTGATGCCGCAAAGGAAGTTGTTCAATACAAGATGAACTTGTTCCAATCGATTGATAAAGCGGATGTGTATAGACAAGAGAATGTTCTGGCGTGGAGAACGGCCCAGTTGTAA
- a CDS encoding processed acidic surface protein, with amino-acid sequence MKRLLCLFTAILLALSLQPAASFAMGSNDKDFEAYLAEIGWEKQDYLDYLKSKDWSMSDFESVDELGTPLTEESIKPILTDYDLTREELNDLLIEFGIIEEGQDVLDSEYDIFAEELYETVGYYLEEDFGTPINDENLQQLLDDYGFASADELEEYLQQFDESIDYYDYIEDLDYTVDYYINGGADLEAEMDELFQSLKLTDAEMERLFEHFMTVYEENPDFEDQLLALSDRMMAFAEFESADELTAEQIAELLNISNDMLDILQLDVKYYLVKDGVKQPLSIQAMMTMTSTNGADLLIELYNKQGDFLADVILTKELFGSDLINETGKDLQEAEKIVKEAPVKTAAKAVQKTVKGGKLPNTASDYLQNTMIGLVIVLAGVVLFRRVWVKGQ; translated from the coding sequence ATGAAGCGTTTATTATGTTTATTTACGGCTATTTTGTTGGCGTTAAGCCTTCAGCCTGCTGCTTCATTTGCGATGGGATCTAATGATAAGGATTTCGAAGCATACTTAGCAGAAATAGGCTGGGAGAAACAAGATTATCTTGATTATTTGAAAAGCAAAGATTGGTCTATGAGTGATTTCGAATCTGTTGATGAGTTAGGCACACCGTTAACAGAGGAATCTATTAAGCCAATATTGACAGACTATGATTTAACAAGAGAAGAATTAAATGATCTTCTTATTGAATTTGGTATTATAGAAGAGGGACAAGACGTTTTAGATAGTGAATATGATATCTTCGCTGAGGAACTTTATGAGACTGTAGGCTACTATTTGGAAGAAGACTTTGGTACGCCAATTAATGATGAAAACCTGCAGCAGCTATTGGATGATTATGGCTTTGCATCTGCTGATGAATTAGAAGAATATCTGCAGCAGTTCGATGAGTCTATCGACTACTATGATTATATTGAAGATCTTGACTACACTGTTGACTATTACATCAATGGCGGAGCAGATTTAGAAGCAGAAATGGATGAGCTGTTCCAATCATTAAAGCTGACAGATGCAGAGATGGAAAGACTGTTTGAGCATTTCATGACAGTTTACGAGGAAAATCCTGATTTTGAGGATCAATTATTAGCTTTAAGTGATAGAATGATGGCATTTGCTGAATTTGAATCTGCGGACGAGCTGACAGCAGAGCAAATTGCGGAGCTTTTGAATATTTCTAACGATATGCTTGATATCCTGCAGCTTGATGTGAAATATTATCTTGTTAAAGATGGTGTGAAGCAACCATTATCTATTCAAGCAATGATGACAATGACTTCAACAAATGGAGCAGACCTGCTTATCGAGCTTTACAATAAACAAGGAGATTTCCTTGCTGATGTTATTCTTACTAAAGAATTGTTTGGTTCTGATTTGATTAATGAAACAGGTAAGGACCTTCAAGAAGCAGAAAAGATTGTGAAGGAAGCACCTGTTAAAACAGCTGCAAAAGCTGTTCAAAAAACAGTTAAAGGCGGAAAGCTGCCAAACACTGCATCTGACTACCTGCAAAACACAATGATCGGACTTGTGATTGTTCTTGCTGGTGTTGTATTGTTTAGACGTGTTTGGGTGAAAGGACAGTAA
- a CDS encoding class D sortase produces the protein MRAANKNRRGNSRKQWILLSLTAAVILIGVWVASSNFYPFLKGYFLYKTEQVKADDLPKEEKAETPPQEEKEEPAKSEPLYTEMPAVGENMGELIIPKLDAVLPIIHGTDEDELEKGVGHFAGSVMPGENDNTVLSGHRDTVFRRLGEVGKGDLLTVKTSAGEFTYKVKRVRIVDKDDRTVIVPKPKATLTVTTCYPFNFIGDAPRRYILVADLVDEELNS, from the coding sequence ATGCGAGCAGCCAATAAAAACAGAAGAGGAAATAGTCGTAAGCAATGGATTCTTCTTTCATTGACTGCTGCTGTCATATTAATTGGAGTCTGGGTTGCCAGCTCCAATTTTTATCCTTTTTTAAAAGGCTATTTCCTTTATAAGACAGAGCAAGTGAAGGCAGACGATTTGCCAAAGGAAGAAAAAGCAGAAACTCCTCCACAGGAGGAAAAAGAAGAACCAGCTAAAAGCGAACCGCTTTATACAGAAATGCCGGCAGTAGGGGAGAATATGGGGGAGCTCATTATTCCGAAGCTTGATGCTGTGTTGCCGATTATTCACGGAACAGATGAAGACGAGCTGGAAAAGGGTGTTGGTCATTTTGCCGGCAGTGTAATGCCTGGCGAGAATGACAACACTGTTTTGTCGGGACACAGGGATACTGTGTTCAGACGGCTCGGCGAAGTCGGTAAAGGTGATCTGCTGACAGTGAAGACATCTGCTGGTGAATTCACGTATAAAGTGAAAAGGGTAAGGATTGTTGATAAGGACGACCGTACTGTGATTGTGCCAAAGCCAAAAGCAACCTTGACCGTAACAACCTGCTACCCGTTCAACTTTATCGGAGATGCACCAAGGAGATATATCCTTGTTGCCGATTTAGTTGACGAGGAGCTTAATAGCTGA